The following DNA comes from Vanessa tameamea isolate UH-Manoa-2023 chromosome 23, ilVanTame1 primary haplotype, whole genome shotgun sequence.
CGTTTCACTTCCGAATTGTCGTTGTCATGCTGTCAATTTTTTGATTACTCACGAAGTTGCTGGCCAGTACATTTTGTTCTGAATTAaccatcaaaaatataaatagtaacttATTACACAAGTTTGAAATCTAATAATTCTAAGGTATACTATGTTTCTATAATGTtatgagatatttaataaaatttactttcattttttgTCTATAGTTAAGACTTACCTACCGGTAATGTAGCTTGATTAAAACTTGTAAAACTTTTGCAGATGTTCTTAACTCGTTCAGAGTACGATCGTGGAGTCAACACATTCAGCCCCGAAGGAAGGCTGTTTCAAGTCGAATATGCCATAGAGGCTATAAAACTCGGTTCTACCGCGATCGGTATTTCAACTTCTGAAGGTGTTGTTTTGGCTGTTGAAAAAAGGATAACTTCGCCCTTAATGGAACCAACTACTATTGAAAAAATTGTAGAAGTTGACAGACACATTGCTTGTGCTGTTTCCGGGTTAATGGCGGATTCCaggtgattaaatattaataaataatttctatcaTACTAACAACATTTTAGAACAAAAATTTTGAATCCGACCTGAGCTTCAAGTTTGTTGTAATTTGTCAGTAGTCAGTTAGAAAGTGAtacagtaattatataaaataaattcttttttttttttcagaactcTAATAGAGAGAGCCCGAGTAGAATGCCAGAACCATTGGTTTGTATACAATGAGCGCATGAGTGTTGAGTCATGTGCACAAGCTGTTTCTAACCTGGCTATACAGTTTGGAGATAGTGATGATGATAGTGGAACAGCTATGTCCAGGCCATTTGGAGTAGCTGTTATGTTTGCAggtttgttttcaattatttaaatatgaaaaaattaaatattcatagtaaAATGCTTTTGTATAAACTAATTTttagtcttatttttaaatcactatattaaacaaatattttaatacaacctAAGAAGTAAACTTATTAGAATAAGTTCAATTTTATAGTtgaattactttattttctaaattatcaagtaaatatacatgtacaacattttaaatatctcaGTATCTAGTTGatttcaatggcaggaggagttaatattgataaataattttatcttgtcAATTCATAACATGATATTTGTGGAAATCTAAATAATCTATGGATtgggaaaaattaaattttgaatgtcaGCAAAGTCATTATAATGACtggaagtaaaaataaagtggGTATGTCAGTAAGTGATAtagagttataatataaataaatatatattaatcaagaactcttTGTATAGCAAATATTAGCAATTTACATGGAATGTCTAATCtaagattttttatctttactggtcctgccattggaatagagcatactatttaatttacttgactAAAAGTATagtaataagcaattatttatagaaaaatacttttatttaattgagttaaatctgtatgaatattttatatatttttatgttctgtaaaactgaaataatatattttctaggtATTGACGAGAAGGGCCCTCAGCTTTTCCATATGGATCCAAGTGGTACATTTGTCCAATATGATGCTAAGGCCATTGGCTCTGGTAGTGAAGGTGCTCAACAAAGTTTGAAGgtcagtaaaaattatattagaatttaattttttgaatgatTATTCCATTAATGATTCGGGGCTTTTTCATATTAGTTCCTAAAGTTTAATAATTGCgattagttaaattttttttaataagttctttgattatatgtaaaactatttgttgtgtgttacttttttaatattacctactataaaacaatttacaagaactttaattgtaaaattataaaaagtaaagtctTGGTTGTTTTTAGGAAGTGTATCACAAGTCAATGACCCTCAAAGAAGCGATTAAGTCTGCACTAACAATTCTGAAACAGGTTATGGAAGAAAAGCTATCTGAGAACAATGTAGAGGTTGTTACAATGACACCAGAGTCGATGTTCCACATGTTTACTAGGGAGCAACTTGCCGAGGTCATTAAGGATATACCTTGAACTTTTATACTAGGGATAGTCAAAGCATGGTTTAGTATacagttttgtttaatttaatacttggacctaagtattaaaaaaaatgaagaaaacaataaaatttaaatttcagtcAAATTCATACAAACTGAATTCTCTCCATGCTGCAACTATCTATTATATGTATTCCGGTAGTATTTGaagtaaattgtataatttggaTAAGTATTTTAGTGATCATGTATTTACCTTCttacttataaacattgtttagcttgtgtttaattaaacactagtttctctctttctgtcatcattaattttacattagaaagaagaagacatggTATAGTTTAACCGATCACCCCCTAagcaacatttataagtaaaatcatTCATTTGTATGGttaagtaaaatgtattaattggatcatattattttgaataatgttaGAACATTCACAATCaagtatttatcaatattttttaaatatgataacatCAAGATTTTAGACCGTAACACCATTAAAATGTTTCCtttatgcaatttattttaaatattactccGGTGAAGGAGTTTCTAAGAATCTTAAAGTAAGTAATTgatgtttaataaaacttacatcaatatctatatgtattatttaccttttgatattatttcatttttattcaataaagtatttaaacaaacaaacactaaACAGTATTTTATAGCAGTATActgtagattatatttgtttcataGAATTTTAGTTGCAGtttctttttaaagttttactaatatattattagggaCAGGTCAAACAGGTACGTAACAATGTGTAACAATTTTGATACAATTGATGAATAAACTAACAAAGTCGAGATATATATCTgcataatgtttataataataaacagtaacAGCCCAAAATGTACCCTGCTGGACAAAAGTTGTACtattatgtctttatatacTTCAAGGCTTTAAGACACAAAGCATCTAAGCATCTTCAGTGACTAATCACACTGCTAAAGTgaactgaattattattaattctaataaaggttttttagCAAGCATTACCTAACACTATCTAGAGCAAAATAAAATGTGCGCCTTTTTAGAGTTCAATTTGCTAAATAGTGTAGTAAGCAAAAACGACAATCCAGGATCCGACACTGCTACTTATTCatattttgatagaaataaatatctcataatgataataatagaatttgatactattgttttatatcagaaaaataggtctaaaaacatacataatattgtttcaatttatcCAAGGTAtgtgtatgtaattttatttagatcatATCTTCAATGCCAGAGCTGCAATGGAGTGAAAATAGTTCCAGGAATACACTACAGGAACTGTCCCGTTTGAGGTTGGGAAGGCAGACTGTctaagcaatatttatttttaatgtaaactgtcatattttgaaataaaccttttgatgatatttgtatTAGTTCTTAATTTAGTGCTGATGGTAAATATAtctaaacttatattaataataagaaaaatttgtttgtttgtaatctaTAAGCTTGGAATCTATTTCAATAACTCTTACTCTCATTGGAAGGCTACTtcaattttagtaaaatcaaggcattttatttatggtattaTTCAAACCGTAATTTCAGTTTGTATGGTTACTTGTGCGTGATTTGTGTGAGATTAATAGACTTGACCAATCACAATGAAAATTTGCTACATGAAGGCCAATAGATGGTGCTGCATgctaactttttaatattacgttaatgtgcTGCAGCATTCgttttctagtatatataattataatctattcaatttaatttctaacTAAGAAAACAGAAAAAGaagaattataattgaaaaatatatttttatatatcaaacagTATACAAAAGTAGTTTCAATGTAATAAATTGATTTCTAttaataacacaattaaatcttattgcttataatattaataaatgcccCACGTTTGTTACATTTCAATTTCAGTTAATGccttgaattttatttgacaaactgacatcaatttttttttttaatgtttttaccaatattttGCCAAATAAGGTTCCAAATCCAATGGGTTGACATTGGGACCAAATCTTTCAACTGGGATACCATTTTTATCAACGATAAACTTTGAAAAGTTCCACTTAATAAAGTCTCCAAATGTGCCACTCTGGGTGCGTTTCAAAAACGTCCACAATGGATGTGAGTTTTCGCCATTCACCTCGATTTTCTCGAAAACGTCAAACTTGACGCCTCTTTCTTGGATGAATTTGAGGATATCTTTCGCAGATCCTGGTTCCTGAGTACCAAATTGGTTGCAAGGGAATGCTAGGATACGGAAATCTCTGCTCTTggcatatttttcatataattcattTAGTTGGTTGTAGTTTGTGTCCGTTAGTCCGCATTGTGAGGCGACGTTGACAATGAGAAGTACAAATCCCTTATATTTGTCAAGTTTCACGTCTCTACCATATATATCTTTTACAGTAAAATCGTATATGGTTTCTGGCTTTTCAAGTTTGCTTTTATCAATGTCTTGAGggttactgaaaaaaaaataggtttaaagGCTGATTGAGTGTAGTTACTACAGCAACAAGGGACTAAACGTCTTACATCCCAAGGTATGTTACAGATGTGggtaatatgttttacagtgtcaatgtccgTGGCAGTGGTGACAACATACCATCAGCTAGTCAGTTTTGGCTtagtataaagttataaaacaataacaataggtattatttatacacctagtattattttcatatacaatataatttcattttaacaaattCTTACCCAACAACATTATGGAATTCTCTAAATGTTTTAACTGCATCAAATATATCAGTTGCCATAATATCTGGATTTTCAAACGTGGCAAAATGGCCGCCATCTTCTACCATCGTACTGTGTAAATAATTCTTGAATTTAAGCTTCAAAATGCTATCTGGTTGATATGCCAGttcatatttgaatttgatGCCCCATGTTGGTACTACTGTTGGAATTCTGAAATAAAATCAGACATCTCGCTAACATTACTCTATTCAATATGACTTATGTTACAACATAATCCATGTTCAAATGTATACTTATTGTTATGGTATTTGGTATGGAAGTATAGAACACAATAGAATTTGATGTGTTCCACTGTCATTTATCTCCGTGGGTAAAGaagaatatatagtataaaaaaaatttcttTAGGATAATAAAGTgaccattaatataattatatagatacaaTCAGGACATCTGACGTTTTTCTAAAACAATATGttggttaaattaataaaataaatgaacttacTCATCAAGTCTCATACTCAAGGCACGTTTATTGAAGGTCTCTGCATACAATCTCACAGCCGTAGTCATACTATTTGTAGACCAGTACACCATGATGTTGTCTAATAAATGTGTGAGACTGTACTTGGGCAGTAAGTTACCATCTTGAGAATCTTTGTTAGACGGATTGGTCATTGTACAGAATTTATCTAGGATGTATGCAGCTAGACCGGCTGGCGACTCCGTCAATGCTATACCTATAAccataaaaaagtaatgtaacagcctataaattttgCAGCAAGATAAATTAGATCTTATCACATAACGAATAAAACTCATAATAGAGAAAATTGCGGACACGTGCAATAGATGCTGCTACTGCTGTTAAGACCCACCTCTCTTTTTGGTGGTATGGTTTGGATATAGGGCGGCaggcccgtctggataggtaaaacccacttatcagataagTTTCCGcctaacagcaatatttagtgctgttgtgttccagtttcaataacatcttagtttccacataaaataataataatagcacaaTTGGCACAATCTGAGGATTCCCAGGATTGCATCAAGTTGATAACAAAGCAGTTGTCCATTCATGACAcagatttttttagttaatagaAGTTAGAGAAGTTGAATTCCCTgcctattataattaattcaaaaatataatatacgattttaaatttttatgtaatatatagattttgatTGTTACTTATCATTACTCATCTAGAAAATGGATTAAAGAAGAGTTAAATAATACCAATTGTATCTGGTTTTGTTGCTTGTAAATGTAAGTAACCAGACTCTTCTATCAAGCGCGCTACGTGCTCGCTCCACGGGTACATGCGGCTTTCTAGTTCCGGTTCAACTATTAATTTCGGCCAAAAGTTGCCTGCAAATGATatgcaaaaaatatgtaacaaaaagaaatttaaaatatctgtgaATTTTGTCTTCTAGCGGCTTAATATTTTCTCCTGTAAATAAAGTTGGGaagtataaaactttttttttaggaatGCCCCATTTTGAGGAATCACTGATATTCCTATTTACGTCTccatttaagcttaaagcttgtgctagaAGTGGGGACAAAGGGCCAGGATCGAATCTGcgaaccattgcgctattgacgtttCTAATTTAGTAACTTCGTAATAATTAAGTctgtaaaagtaattatattccATGTTATAACTTTATGAAATGATTCGTTTGAAAGAtaggtataataatttttttgtaatcatttttttttgtttgtatcgTTGTTGTGTTTATAAGAGCCATCTttagcaatttaaattttttatccgATGTTAAGAACTTACCCaacaaagtataaaaatgaGCCAATGGATGAAACCATAGCATGGGCATATTAGTATGAAAACCAAGTACTCTATCAGGAAATACAGTAGAAATAATCGAGCCCAATAAATGCCCGGCGTCACCACCctggatataatatttttcatgaccTATTCTTTTCATCAAATTTGAAATAACTACCGCCATCTCAGCTGGACCTAAGCCTGGGCGAGCTGGtgcctataaaataaatttaactttaagtaCTGTGCCATAAGGtcgaatattgtataattaaccTAATAGCACACAGATCTTTAACATtgttataggtatttattttgttaataaggtTATCACTGCTAGTATTAAATAGGGCAATATgtgatgtaattttaaaagtcaTATCAAGAGAATTATAATGTGATGtgcacttattatataaaacatatttggaagttgatatttatacaaataaattccaaatatgatatatacatacaaatgtatataaaatctttcTTACTTTTAAAGTCTTCCAaactattaatacaatttagtcttataatcatttttttaaaacgaaactaTGATATGGACGAATATAATaccattaatatattacaactagCTGCCGGTCTCAATGGCTTGTCTATTATGCCATAGAACTTGAGGTTTTGGATTGAAATACCAGGTCAAGTCCTAAAGTTTGCGGACATATTCTTAGTAGGGATCTGTAGTTAGAAAGCTAGGAGTTCAGTACTAATGGTTTTCTACTACTTCTTCAATGATAAGATTTAAACTTACAGCTATACTATATATTACAGTCTGTCTGTTTGCTGCTCTTTCACAAACCACTAAATCGAATTTGAAgtaatttagtatgaagcagcTTGTCTTAAGgcaggacataggctacttttttatgcctaacacatTACGACCAAACCttgaaacgcgagcgaagctgccgGCGttaactagtttaatatataaatatgttcctATCTAATATTAAACCATCTATAAAATTTTTCATCGTTGCCATGTAATGAAATAGttcataaaaattatcttatcaaaaaagactttaaaaatatagttttaaaaagtgtttgttgcattatattaaataataatttaaatacctgTGAAAATCCATATCCAGGCAGGCTAGGTGCAATGAtctcaaaaacaaaatcatgaCCAACCCTTGGTGTTATTAGTTTAGGTATAATCTCATAAAACTCCCTGATAGAACCTGGCCATCCATGTAATAATAGCAAAGGTACTACCTGTAAAGCATCATCTGATGTAAAAATGGAAAAAACTATATGGTAAAAATAGGCTCACCTGTAGCAACCAGAAAGagagcaaaaatgtattttacactTAAAACAGCCAAGAACAATttgttgtaacatttaaaaaatcaaaataaagctATACTTTTCCTAACATcggttttaataattaatcataatagaTAAACCAATATCTAGtacatcaaaaaaattataaatcaaaattactaCTACTGTGTATGCTGTAAGGGCCAAcagtaataattgaaaaaaaaaaaaatttaatataggcAAGCAGGGCGATAAGAACTGTATGTGCTACTAACCTAaaggggactaagatgttatgtcccttgtgcctttctTCACTTAAAAtaggtttttatgtatataatcttaCTTTAATATCACCGGCGACATTAGGCTTAACATGCATATAATGTATATCCAGTCCTTGTACATTAGTCATATAGTGATCATATTTGTTGAAGAAATCTTCCCTCtccttaaaattgtatttattctgcCAGTAATCTAAAACTCGAGTCATAAAATGGGAGTTAAAACCATAAGTGAATCCAGTGTTTTCTAATGGTGGAGGGAATGGTCTTCTGTGCAGAAGTCTTTCTTTAAGATCATTTATCATCTGGaagtataaatagtattaattgttgaattattaaaaattttcagtagctagctcatttttattaattcattattgtaATTGGGATGAACTACACTTTaagttctatttaaaaaaaaagctataataGTATTAGTGgtctgttttatatttcaataataataagtatttaatgatataaatattcaactCACCACATCAGAAAACTCAATTTGATAAGGTCTTATAGATAAATCTGGATTGAGTTTCATGGGATATGGTCCCCAGTATTCGTTCAAGTCTAATTTAGGTAGATCAGGCGGAGTTGTGATGGCTTGATATACATAGTAAGATGCTAAACCCGTTAGTATGGcagatataaaaactatttttcgaAACTGaaaaaaggtattatttttacagtcattacaatataaatatctgatgaattttctaagtaaagtttattaaatagtaattattttatctctattagaataattttaaaaatgcaaagtcactttaaatgttacttttaaggttctattattttttagaactgaattttatttgtaattcaatAATATCTGTGTACCAATAAATTgcatatcatttataatttaaaactcctCAGCAACAGAATAatcattcttaaaaataaaataacatttttaactagattattattttaaatagttatggTACTTACTGAAAATAAGgatgttttcgttttatttttattgttttgttgatatttctttttgttttcatttttctttGATTGTTTATTGCTCATTATACGTCCAGTCGTTAAGTttttgaaatatcttaaaaattttaCCGGCGTAATAAGTTTTACTTTACTAtagaaaacttatttaattttacttaattattagtttaaagCAGTTGTAGATAAGAGTTTATTGATATTGACAAGTGTgaaaggtaatatttttatagctcactattttaaatcaatattaatgtttgaatGATACTTGGTGACCACATACGAAGTACGAACGAACACGAAAGTTGAATAAATGACAACTCATATGacaaatgacaaaaataattgacaagCTAAGTCAACTGATAAGATTTCTGttcgtgaaataaaaaatatgtttatattttttattgctttataattttaatgagttatttataatgccttaaaaacataataaaaagttGCACGTCAAATATGaagatatttgatatttaatataaaacaacacaCAATAGGAcagaactttaaaatattatcatatttttttttttgaatttatactatgtgtacttcgaatatttataCTGTATGTTACTCTTTGAAAGAGTACTGAACCAaaccaaactactgaaccaaatttgttgaaatttggtatgaagcaagattgaacCCCAAGGACCAATttctaaaatgcgagcgaacaACGCGGGTGACAACTAGtaagttatatattacaaatattcaaatcgTATATAAATTAGCTAAAGTTATGATGATATTTTCATCTAAATCTGTAAAACCGTTTACCCTCCATGGCGTGCGCTGCATTAATAGTTAAAATTGCACGAAAATAATGTATAActgaatttttctttataaaatgtttaaataaaaaaaaagcggccaagtgcgagtcggattCGCACATGAAgagttccgtagcagcaagtaacaagatttatgtttatgaaattaatttttttatcatttttgaagacctatccattGATAAACACGTATGGGTTAGatggaaaaaaaatttttgagtttcagttcaAGTATGGGGaacccaatttttttttgtttttttctaattttgtgtgaaaatgttaatgcggttcacagaatacatctacttaccaagtttcaacagtatagttcctatagtttcggaaaaagtggctgtgacatacggacagacagataggcatgacgaatctataagggttccgttttttgccatttggctacggaaccctaaaaaagtCCGCATATAGCATTGTACCACTCACAAGTAACACCATTTTAACTGTGAATTGTAAGGCTACTCACAAAAGAAAAGTGCTTATTatgaaaatagaatatatttttcggctttatatatgtaaatgtccAGGCATATGAGATCCATCAAAATTACACACAAGGCCAAGTTTCCAACTAAGATTTTGTCCATTCTCAACAAAGCTTTGGTTATGAGCGGAGTTTCCAACGTACTTAcgtttatactttactttacgtttacttttaactttaattttaacatgtGCCTTTAAGTTAtgccttataaaatataatggcaACGCCACTTTTGTTAATATTGCAATATGTATAATGTAGTTTCATTGATGTGAAAGTTGTCGttaatccatatttaaataacacaaacCTACCATATTGTAATCATTGATTTAGGTATCATTCCTACTGTGATATTTTGTACACGATTATTTTCAGATAATTTGGAAGTCGAAGCAGTGTTAGGTAATATTATGGTAATTGTAGGATCAAGCATC
Coding sequences within:
- the LOC113401945 gene encoding proteasome subunit alpha type-5 → MFLTRSEYDRGVNTFSPEGRLFQVEYAIEAIKLGSTAIGISTSEGVVLAVEKRITSPLMEPTTIEKIVEVDRHIACAVSGLMADSRTLIERARVECQNHWFVYNERMSVESCAQAVSNLAIQFGDSDDDSGTAMSRPFGVAVMFAGIDEKGPQLFHMDPSGTFVQYDAKAIGSGSEGAQQSLKEVYHKSMTLKEAIKSALTILKQVMEEKLSENNVEVVTMTPESMFHMFTREQLAEVIKDIP
- the LOC113401938 gene encoding juvenile hormone epoxide hydrolase-like gives rise to the protein MSNKQSKKNENKKKYQQNNKNKTKTSLFSFRKIVFISAILTGLASYYVYQAITTPPDLPKLDLNEYWGPYPMKLNPDLSIRPYQIEFSDVMINDLKERLLHRRPFPPPLENTGFTYGFNSHFMTRVLDYWQNKYNFKEREDFFNKYDHYMTNVQGLDIHYMHVKPNVAGDIKVVPLLLLHGWPGSIREFYEIIPKLITPRVGHDFVFEIIAPSLPGYGFSQAPARPGLGPAEMAVVISNLMKRIGHEKYYIQGGDAGHLLGSIISTVFPDRVLGFHTNMPMLWFHPLAHFYTLLGNFWPKLIVEPELESRMYPWSEHVARLIEESGYLHLQATKPDTIGIALTESPAGLAAYILDKFCTMTNPSNKDSQDGNLLPKYSLTHLLDNIMVYWSTNSMTTAVRLYAETFNKRALSMRLDEIPTVVPTWGIKFKYELAYQPDSILKLKFKNYLHSTMVEDGGHFATFENPDIMATDIFDAVKTFREFHNVVGNPQDIDKSKLEKPETIYDFTVKDIYGRDVKLDKYKGFVLLIVNVASQCGLTDTNYNQLNELYEKYAKSRDFRILAFPCNQFGTQEPGSAKDILKFIQERGVKFDVFEKIEVNGENSHPLWTFLKRTQSGTFGDFIKWNFSKFIVDKNGIPVERFGPNVNPLDLEPYLAKYW